A genome region from Nocardia sp. NBC_01730 includes the following:
- a CDS encoding histone deacetylase, with the protein MTARRTEYVAADSVATRRVALPARSDARSWTDLVWYAAYGSNMSLTRLRTYLRGGRPEGGALALPGCRHRADPIRSAPLLLPGLMYFATESLTWTGGRAFYDPAGRSEIAVHAHLVTAAQFSDIVAQEMYRAPGADLDLIKVIESGTMTLGPGRYETLVRAGTHESHPVLTFTAPWRYRDLPGNPPAPAYLRHLATGLSAAHHWSTATTAAYLATRPGADLRWTPDSVDALLRAGDL; encoded by the coding sequence ATGACGGCGCGGCGTACCGAGTATGTGGCCGCCGATTCGGTGGCCACACGACGGGTAGCACTGCCCGCGCGATCTGACGCACGCTCCTGGACGGACCTGGTCTGGTATGCCGCCTACGGCTCGAACATGAGCCTGACGCGGTTGCGCACCTATCTGCGCGGCGGCAGGCCCGAAGGCGGAGCGCTGGCCCTGCCCGGCTGCCGACACCGCGCCGATCCGATCCGCTCGGCGCCCCTACTGCTCCCCGGCCTGATGTACTTCGCCACCGAATCGCTGACCTGGACCGGTGGCCGAGCCTTCTACGACCCGGCCGGCCGGAGCGAGATCGCTGTACACGCCCACCTCGTCACCGCCGCCCAGTTCTCCGACATCGTGGCCCAGGAGATGTATCGCGCCCCCGGTGCCGACCTGGACCTGATCAAGGTGATCGAAAGTGGCACAATGACACTCGGTCCCGGCCGGTACGAAACCTTGGTCCGCGCCGGAACGCACGAAAGCCACCCTGTCCTGACCTTCACCGCCCCTTGGCGCTACCGCGACCTGCCCGGCAACCCGCCCGCCCCCGCCTACCTCCGGCACCTCGCCACCGGCCTGTCCGCCGCACATCACTGGAGCACCGCGACCACCGCGGCCTACCTCGCGACCCGCCCCGGCGCGGACCTCCGATGGACACCAGACTCCGTCGATGCGCTCCTCCGCGCAGGAGATTTGTAG
- a CDS encoding PTS fructose transporter subunit IIABC, which produces MADSIITKDLITLDADLGTSKEAVIAALAERLAGTGRAADSTALRDAALARESQSATGLPGGIAIPHCRAGTVITASLAFARLAPSVDFGAPDGPADLVFLIAAPEAAGAEHMKLLSSLARALVKPEFVGDLRAAATPADIVTLVEGVLDAPRPATGGQRTPTAAPSSTTAAAEDEEQGAERAIVAVTACPTGIAHTYMAADSLIAAGKRAGVTVHVETQGSSGSTPLGHATIAAASAVIFATDVGVRGRDRFAGKPVVESGVKRAINEPDGMIADALHAADDPAAATVAAPEVGKKPSTAPASGAIGWGTRLRQILLTGVSYMIPFVAAGGLLIALGFLLGGYEISEKAKSIVLDNSLGALPDGGLATYLGAVMFQLGSLAFGFLVPALAGYIAFAIADRPGLAPGFTAGAVAVFVGAGFLGGLAGGVIAGFAALWIAKLAVPRWARGLMPVVVIPLFASLVVGAVMFIVLGKPLAAVTSGLTNWLNGLSGTSAVFLGIILGLMMCFDLGGPVNKAAYSFAVAGLSVTDTASLRIMAAVMAAGMVPPLAMALATTIRPGLFTTAERENGKAAWLLGASFISEGAIPFAAADPLRVIPSMMAGGAVTGALIMTTGTTLSAPHGGIFVFFAVGHLLWFLVALAAGAVVGALCVTVAKELVRARPAVSPVTVTAV; this is translated from the coding sequence GTGGCCGACTCGATCATCACCAAGGACCTGATCACCCTCGACGCCGATCTCGGCACCAGCAAAGAAGCGGTGATCGCCGCACTTGCCGAACGCCTGGCCGGCACCGGCCGTGCGGCCGACTCCACGGCACTGCGCGACGCCGCGCTGGCCCGCGAATCCCAATCGGCGACCGGCCTTCCCGGCGGTATCGCGATTCCGCACTGCCGCGCCGGGACCGTCATCACGGCGTCGCTCGCGTTCGCCCGGCTCGCTCCGTCGGTCGATTTCGGCGCCCCGGACGGCCCTGCCGACCTGGTCTTCCTGATCGCGGCGCCGGAGGCGGCCGGCGCCGAGCACATGAAGTTGCTGTCGAGTCTGGCTCGGGCACTCGTCAAACCGGAGTTCGTCGGCGACCTGCGCGCCGCGGCCACGCCCGCCGACATCGTGACCCTGGTCGAGGGCGTGCTCGACGCGCCGAGGCCGGCGACGGGCGGGCAGCGCACACCCACCGCCGCCCCTTCGAGCACGACCGCGGCGGCCGAGGACGAGGAGCAAGGCGCCGAACGGGCGATCGTCGCGGTCACCGCCTGCCCGACCGGTATCGCGCACACCTATATGGCCGCCGACTCCCTGATCGCCGCGGGTAAGCGCGCCGGAGTGACAGTGCACGTGGAAACGCAGGGTTCGAGCGGCAGTACTCCGCTCGGCCACGCGACCATCGCGGCCGCCTCCGCGGTCATCTTCGCCACCGACGTCGGAGTGCGCGGGCGCGACCGATTCGCGGGCAAGCCGGTCGTGGAATCCGGGGTCAAACGAGCGATCAACGAACCCGATGGCATGATCGCCGATGCGCTCCACGCCGCGGACGATCCGGCCGCAGCGACCGTCGCCGCACCGGAAGTCGGCAAAAAACCCTCCACCGCACCGGCTTCCGGCGCCATCGGGTGGGGCACTCGGTTGCGGCAGATCCTGCTGACCGGCGTCAGCTACATGATCCCGTTCGTCGCGGCGGGCGGCCTGCTCATCGCACTCGGCTTCCTACTCGGCGGCTATGAGATCTCCGAGAAGGCCAAGTCCATCGTCCTGGACAACTCGCTCGGCGCGCTGCCCGACGGCGGCCTGGCCACCTACCTCGGCGCGGTCATGTTCCAGCTCGGCTCGCTCGCCTTCGGCTTCCTGGTCCCCGCGCTGGCGGGCTACATCGCTTTCGCCATCGCGGACCGGCCCGGCCTCGCACCGGGTTTCACCGCCGGAGCGGTCGCGGTCTTCGTCGGCGCCGGGTTCCTCGGCGGCCTGGCCGGCGGAGTGATTGCCGGATTCGCGGCCCTGTGGATCGCGAAACTCGCTGTCCCGCGGTGGGCCAGGGGGCTGATGCCGGTCGTGGTGATCCCGCTGTTCGCGTCGCTGGTCGTCGGCGCGGTGATGTTCATCGTGCTCGGCAAACCACTCGCCGCCGTCACCAGCGGACTCACCAACTGGCTCAATGGTCTGTCCGGCACGTCGGCAGTCTTCCTCGGCATCATCCTCGGGCTGATGATGTGCTTCGACCTCGGCGGACCGGTCAACAAGGCCGCCTACTCGTTCGCCGTCGCCGGTCTCAGCGTCACCGACACCGCCTCCCTGCGCATCATGGCCGCGGTCATGGCCGCGGGCATGGTGCCGCCGCTGGCCATGGCGCTGGCCACCACGATCAGGCCCGGCCTGTTCACCACCGCCGAACGCGAAAACGGCAAGGCCGCGTGGCTGCTCGGCGCGTCCTTCATCTCCGAAGGCGCGATCCCCTTCGCCGCCGCCGACCCGCTGCGCGTCATCCCGTCGATGATGGCGGGCGGCGCCGTGACCGGAGCGCTGATCATGACCACCGGAACTACGCTGAGCGCACCACACGGCGGTATCTTCGTCTTCTTCGCCGTGGGCCACCTGCTCTGGTTCCTCGTCGCGCTGGCCGCCGGAGCGGTCGTCGGAGCACTCTGCGTCACAGTGGCCAAAGAACTCGTCCGGGCTCGCCCTGCCGTCTCCCCTGTAACCGTCACCGCTGTATAA
- a CDS encoding PadR family transcriptional regulator → MSAVRLLVLGVMRLRQPTYGYAVRRELLSWRAETWTNVKPGSIYHALKQLTQEGKLSAFGTEGSNQGPGRTLFELTEAGEAEFRKLMDEALVSIDMEELGAGIAFMDALPRAHVIEKLREQRRRSEEVRADLLDMIPTFPGRYEAPHATDLLELWSGVFGNLSGWTEGVLARLETGEYRMSE, encoded by the coding sequence ATGTCGGCTGTGCGCCTGTTGGTGCTGGGGGTGATGCGCCTGCGTCAGCCCACCTACGGCTACGCCGTGCGCAGAGAGCTGCTGTCCTGGCGCGCCGAGACCTGGACGAACGTCAAACCCGGATCCATCTACCATGCGCTCAAACAACTCACCCAGGAAGGAAAACTGAGCGCGTTCGGCACCGAGGGAAGCAACCAAGGGCCGGGGCGCACGCTGTTCGAGTTGACCGAGGCGGGCGAGGCCGAGTTCCGCAAGCTCATGGACGAGGCGCTGGTGAGCATCGACATGGAGGAACTGGGCGCGGGGATCGCTTTCATGGACGCGCTGCCCCGCGCGCACGTCATCGAGAAGTTGCGCGAACAGCGCCGCCGCAGCGAGGAGGTGCGGGCCGATCTACTCGACATGATTCCGACCTTTCCGGGGCGCTACGAGGCACCGCACGCAACGGATCTGCTGGAGCTGTGGAGCGGTGTGTTCGGGAACCTGTCGGGATGGACCGAGGGGGTGCTGGCACGGCTGGAGACGGGGGAGTATCGGATGTCCGAGTAA
- a CDS encoding DeoR/GlpR family DNA-binding transcription regulator: MYAEERQQAIATLVGQRGRVSVTDLSEQYGVTTETVRRDLAALDRMGLIRRVHGGAVPAAALTAIELGTGEREHSHAAEKDRIAKAALEFLPPTGGSVLFDAGTTTARVAALLPTDRELVAVTNSVPIAARLSGHAAVRLHLLGGRVRGVTQAAVGPETQRMLGELRVDVAFIGTNALTAGHGLSTPDIDEAAVKRVMVASAHRVVVVADSSKVGREDLVRFAAVEDIDALVTDTDLVPSVRNELTEYGIEVVTA, from the coding sequence ATGTACGCCGAGGAACGGCAGCAGGCCATCGCCACGCTGGTCGGGCAACGGGGGCGGGTTTCGGTCACCGATCTGTCCGAGCAGTATGGCGTCACCACCGAAACCGTGCGGCGCGATCTCGCGGCGCTCGATCGGATGGGGCTGATTCGACGGGTGCACGGCGGCGCGGTGCCCGCCGCCGCACTGACCGCGATCGAACTCGGCACGGGCGAACGCGAACACAGCCACGCCGCGGAGAAGGACCGTATCGCCAAGGCGGCATTGGAATTCCTTCCGCCGACCGGCGGCAGCGTCCTGTTCGACGCGGGCACCACCACCGCGCGCGTCGCCGCGCTACTGCCGACGGATCGAGAGCTCGTCGCGGTGACCAATTCGGTCCCGATCGCAGCCCGGCTCAGCGGGCACGCCGCGGTGCGGTTGCATCTGCTCGGAGGGCGCGTCCGCGGCGTCACCCAGGCTGCCGTCGGACCGGAAACCCAGCGCATGCTCGGCGAGCTGCGCGTCGACGTCGCGTTCATCGGGACCAACGCGCTGACCGCCGGGCACGGCCTGTCCACGCCGGATATCGACGAGGCCGCGGTCAAACGGGTCATGGTCGCCAGTGCGCACCGCGTAGTCGTCGTCGCCGACTCGAGCAAGGTGGGCCGGGAGGATCTCGTGCGATTCGCCGCCGTCGAGGACATCGACGCCCTGGTCACCGACACCGACCTGGTGCCATCGGTGCGCAACGAACTCACCGAGTACGGCATCGAGGTGGTCACCGCATGA
- a CDS encoding PPOX class F420-dependent oxidoreductase → MSQSKYVLLTTFRKDGTPVGTPVWVAPDGDRIVVWTDPKTWKVKRIRRNPEVALQVCDGRGRPKADEVLAGSARILDADDTERVRGVVARKYGVIGRLAIRGHKLLRGADASVGIAIDQKVVGD, encoded by the coding sequence ATGAGTCAGAGCAAATATGTCCTGCTGACTACCTTCAGGAAGGATGGAACGCCGGTTGGCACGCCCGTCTGGGTGGCGCCCGACGGCGACCGGATTGTCGTCTGGACCGATCCGAAGACCTGGAAGGTGAAGCGCATCCGCCGCAACCCGGAGGTCGCGCTACAGGTGTGCGACGGACGCGGCCGCCCGAAGGCGGACGAGGTGCTGGCGGGGAGCGCGCGGATCCTCGACGCCGACGACACCGAGCGCGTACGCGGCGTGGTTGCCCGCAAGTACGGCGTCATAGGCAGGCTGGCGATTCGCGGGCACAAGCTGCTGCGCGGCGCGGACGCCTCCGTCGGCATCGCGATCGATCAGAAGGTTGTCGGCGACTGA
- a CDS encoding glyoxalase → MADTAVPQLWTCDLAGTLDFYKTLGYTVTHEQTRPYVYGAVQDHGCALHFVPAPKDTALPSEHVGCLVMVDDVASRHQTFTAALRARYGKVPAKGYPRITRFRPGQSRFTVVDPAGNAVIYIQHDEPEEVEYGGSKKLAGLAKVLDNARILRDFKTDDKAAFRVLEVGLGRFRVEASRLDRARALAALAELSVATDEPDRAEQFRAELRAMALSDQERIAVADELRASDDLTAWLSE, encoded by the coding sequence ATGGCCGACACAGCGGTACCACAACTGTGGACCTGCGACCTGGCCGGCACGCTGGATTTCTACAAGACACTCGGCTACACCGTGACCCACGAGCAGACCCGTCCGTACGTCTACGGCGCGGTGCAAGACCACGGTTGCGCCCTGCACTTCGTGCCCGCGCCGAAGGACACCGCCCTGCCCAGCGAGCACGTCGGCTGCCTGGTGATGGTCGATGACGTGGCGAGCAGACACCAGACGTTCACCGCGGCGCTGCGCGCCCGCTACGGCAAGGTTCCCGCGAAAGGCTACCCGCGGATCACCCGTTTCCGGCCGGGCCAGAGCCGATTCACCGTGGTCGATCCGGCGGGCAACGCGGTGATCTACATCCAACACGACGAGCCCGAAGAGGTGGAATACGGCGGCTCGAAGAAGCTCGCGGGACTGGCCAAGGTACTGGACAACGCCCGCATTCTGCGCGATTTCAAGACCGACGACAAGGCCGCGTTCCGCGTGCTCGAGGTCGGGCTCGGCCGGTTCCGCGTCGAGGCGTCCCGACTGGATCGAGCCAGGGCGCTGGCCGCGCTCGCCGAACTTTCCGTCGCGACCGACGAGCCCGACCGCGCCGAGCAGTTCCGTGCCGAGCTGCGCGCGATGGCGCTGTCCGACCAGGAACGAATCGCGGTCGCCGACGAGCTTCGCGCATCCGACGACCTCACCGCCTGGCTGTCCGAATAG
- a CDS encoding helix-turn-helix transcriptional regulator has translation MVRLPLTPAQIDAGRRLGCALRTARADRDLTEIARAAGISPETLRKIETGRLPSPAFGTVVALSQALALPLDDLADVWRSAGLAESA, from the coding sequence ATGGTCCGTCTCCCGTTGACCCCAGCGCAGATCGACGCAGGTCGTCGCCTCGGGTGCGCCCTGCGCACTGCCCGCGCCGATCGTGATCTCACCGAAATCGCACGGGCGGCCGGGATTTCGCCGGAGACGCTGCGCAAGATCGAGACCGGCAGACTTCCCTCCCCCGCCTTCGGCACCGTCGTGGCGCTCAGCCAGGCGCTCGCGCTCCCCCTCGACGATCTCGCCGATGTCTGGCGCTCGGCGGGGCTGGCCGAATCGGCCTGA
- a CDS encoding HPr family phosphocarrier protein has protein sequence MAHATIAVGSSIGLHARPANIIAEAVQAAGVPVTLSVDGGEPVDAGSALMIMTLGATQGTAVVVTSDDQAVLDKVAELVAADLDA, from the coding sequence ATGGCACACGCGACCATCGCAGTCGGCTCGTCCATCGGTCTGCACGCCCGCCCCGCCAACATCATCGCCGAAGCCGTTCAGGCAGCGGGCGTTCCTGTGACGCTGTCCGTCGACGGCGGCGAGCCCGTCGACGCGGGTTCGGCGCTCATGATCATGACCCTGGGCGCCACGCAGGGCACCGCGGTCGTGGTCACCAGCGACGACCAGGCCGTCCTGGACAAGGTCGCCGAACTGGTCGCCGCCGATCTCGACGCCTGA
- a CDS encoding 1-phosphofructokinase family hexose kinase, translating to MILTLTANPSIDRTVTLTGPLHRGAVHRAAAVSSHPGGKGVNVSRVVAAAGRATVAVLPGNEGDPLLRELTDAGIGYRAVATSGSARTNLTVAEVDGTTTKINEPGTALTTACTAALAEALDSLASAASWVVLSGSLPPGVPADWYVELLRRLRGIPVAIDASDGPLQALATEFGSAAPRLLKPNTDELAQITGGDPAELEDPIAAARAASTLTDRGVGAVLATLGKAGAVLVTAEGAWYAAAPPVTPRSAVGAGDSSLAGYLLADIDGAGPAERLRHAVAYGSAAAALPGTGLPGPHDIDLDAVSVTALDSLHYS from the coding sequence ATGATCCTCACGCTGACCGCCAATCCCAGCATCGACCGCACCGTCACCCTGACCGGACCACTGCACCGCGGCGCGGTCCACCGCGCCGCCGCGGTGAGCTCGCATCCCGGCGGCAAAGGCGTCAACGTATCGCGGGTGGTTGCCGCGGCCGGGCGTGCCACCGTTGCCGTGTTGCCCGGCAACGAAGGAGATCCCCTGCTGCGGGAACTCACCGACGCGGGCATCGGGTACCGCGCCGTAGCGACATCCGGCTCCGCGCGTACCAATCTCACGGTCGCGGAAGTCGACGGAACCACCACGAAGATCAATGAACCCGGGACCGCACTGACCACCGCATGCACGGCGGCGCTTGCCGAGGCGCTCGACAGTCTCGCGAGCGCCGCGTCCTGGGTGGTGTTGTCGGGCTCGCTACCCCCGGGGGTGCCCGCCGACTGGTACGTCGAGTTGCTCCGCCGGTTGCGGGGGATCCCGGTGGCGATCGACGCCTCCGATGGCCCGCTGCAGGCGCTCGCCACCGAATTCGGCTCGGCCGCACCGAGATTACTGAAACCGAACACCGACGAGCTGGCCCAGATCACCGGCGGCGACCCCGCCGAGCTGGAGGATCCGATTGCCGCCGCCCGCGCGGCCTCGACCCTGACCGACCGCGGCGTCGGTGCGGTACTCGCGACGCTCGGCAAGGCCGGAGCGGTACTGGTGACCGCCGAGGGGGCCTGGTATGCGGCGGCGCCGCCCGTCACACCGCGCAGCGCCGTCGGTGCGGGCGACTCGTCGCTGGCCGGTTATCTGCTCGCCGACATCGACGGCGCCGGACCGGCCGAGCGGTTGCGGCACGCCGTCGCGTACGGGAGTGCCGCTGCCGCGCTGCCCGGCACCGGCCTACCCGGCCCGCACGACATCGACCTCGACGCCGTTTCCGTGACGGCGCTGGATTCTCTGCACTACAGCTAG
- the map gene encoding type I methionyl aminopeptidase, which translates to MVELKSPAEIARMRVAGSFVADVLTELRERARVGVNLLELEAHVRERISERGAQSCYWDYAPSFGRGPFRNTVCLSVNDAVLHGLPFDYLLRDGDVLSMDLAAGIDGWVADSATSVVVGSAAAEDMRLVRATEEALAAAIAVAVPGNRVGDISAAISAVARDHGYPVNTEFGGHGLGRTMHEDPHVPNDGRPGRGYRLRPGLTIAIEPWFARTTDRIITDPDGWTIRSADGSRTAHSEHTVAITPDGPEVLTRAA; encoded by the coding sequence ATGGTCGAGTTGAAGAGTCCCGCGGAGATCGCGCGGATGCGAGTGGCGGGGAGCTTCGTCGCCGACGTGCTCACGGAATTGCGTGAGCGGGCGCGGGTCGGGGTGAACCTGCTCGAGCTGGAGGCTCACGTGCGCGAGCGAATCAGCGAACGCGGCGCGCAATCCTGCTATTGGGACTACGCGCCATCGTTCGGGCGCGGGCCGTTCCGCAACACCGTCTGCCTCTCGGTCAACGACGCTGTGCTGCATGGGCTTCCGTTCGACTACCTGTTGCGGGACGGTGATGTGCTGAGTATGGATCTCGCGGCCGGGATCGATGGCTGGGTCGCGGACTCGGCGACCTCGGTCGTCGTCGGGTCCGCGGCGGCCGAGGATATGCGGCTGGTCCGCGCGACCGAGGAAGCCCTGGCCGCCGCTATCGCGGTCGCGGTGCCGGGCAACCGCGTCGGCGACATCTCCGCCGCCATCTCCGCCGTCGCGCGAGATCACGGCTATCCGGTCAACACCGAATTCGGCGGACACGGCCTCGGTCGCACCATGCATGAAGACCCGCATGTGCCGAACGACGGCCGCCCTGGCCGCGGCTACCGGCTGCGGCCGGGGCTCACCATTGCGATCGAGCCCTGGTTCGCGCGCACGACCGACCGCATCATCACCGATCCCGACGGCTGGACCATTCGCTCGGCGGACGGCTCGCGCACCGCGCATTCCGAGCACACTGTGGCCATCACCCCGGACGGCCCGGAGGTGCTGACTCGCGCGGCGTGA
- a CDS encoding putative PEP-binding protein: MTRSLQLKAGSVVLRGTPAVSGVALAPAARPIPRLRVEVSTDPVPEPDRASELAVFHAAATTVAARLRERAARADGAAAEVLAADAAMATDRGWLGAAEKLIAAGTSAQAAAVAATDQFAEVFTKLGGLMAERVTDLRDVCDRVVAELAGVPEPGIPVPAQPAILLADDLAPADAAGLDPALIIGLATSLGGPTSHTAIIARQLGIPCVVAVAGLDGVEAGAGVLLDGSSGEVVVDPDPRLAAQAIEEFRVRAARDAAWAGPGATMDGHRVEVLVNVQDGAGARAARRTPAEGVGLFRTELCFLDRETEPSVSEQEQIYRAVLDAYSGAKVVIRTLDAGSDKPLRFADHPDEANPALGVRGIRIAARDSGILDRQLDAIARAAAGRRPVPWVMAPMISTADEAESFAAKVRQRGLVPGAMIEVPAAALTAEAILRHVDFLSVGTNDLAQYTMAADRMSPALAALTDPWQPAVLSLVARTAAAGRTLGKPVGVCGEAAADPALACVLVGLGVGSLSAAASAIAAVGAGLSEVTRETCERASAAALAAADPAAARAAARSILGWAL; the protein is encoded by the coding sequence ATGACCAGGTCGTTGCAGTTAAAGGCAGGATCCGTGGTGCTGCGCGGTACTCCGGCCGTGTCGGGAGTCGCGCTCGCGCCCGCGGCCCGTCCGATTCCGAGGCTGCGCGTCGAGGTGTCGACGGATCCCGTTCCAGAGCCCGATCGGGCATCGGAGCTGGCCGTGTTCCACGCGGCGGCGACCACCGTTGCCGCTCGATTGCGGGAACGCGCGGCGCGCGCCGACGGCGCCGCGGCGGAGGTGCTCGCGGCTGACGCCGCGATGGCTACCGACCGTGGCTGGCTCGGCGCCGCCGAGAAGCTGATCGCCGCGGGTACATCCGCTCAGGCGGCGGCGGTCGCGGCCACCGACCAGTTCGCGGAGGTGTTCACGAAACTCGGTGGGCTGATGGCCGAGCGCGTCACGGACTTGCGTGACGTCTGCGACCGGGTGGTCGCGGAGCTGGCCGGCGTGCCGGAGCCCGGAATCCCGGTACCGGCGCAGCCGGCGATCCTGCTCGCGGACGACCTGGCTCCGGCCGACGCGGCCGGACTCGATCCGGCGCTCATCATCGGTTTGGCGACGTCACTGGGCGGGCCCACCAGCCATACGGCGATCATCGCGCGGCAGCTCGGCATTCCCTGTGTCGTCGCGGTGGCCGGGCTGGACGGGGTCGAGGCAGGGGCAGGGGTGCTGTTGGATGGTTCGTCCGGGGAAGTCGTCGTCGATCCGGATCCCCGCCTCGCGGCACAGGCGATCGAGGAGTTCCGTGTCCGCGCCGCCCGTGACGCGGCTTGGGCTGGACCGGGTGCCACCATGGACGGTCACCGGGTGGAGGTGCTGGTGAACGTCCAAGACGGCGCCGGGGCGCGGGCGGCGCGCCGGACACCGGCCGAGGGCGTGGGCCTGTTTCGCACCGAATTGTGTTTCTTGGACCGGGAAACCGAACCGAGCGTGTCCGAGCAGGAGCAGATCTACCGCGCTGTCCTCGACGCGTATTCCGGAGCGAAAGTGGTGATCCGGACCCTCGACGCCGGATCGGACAAACCGCTGCGGTTCGCCGACCATCCCGACGAGGCGAATCCCGCGCTCGGTGTGCGCGGGATCCGCATCGCCGCCCGGGACAGTGGCATCCTCGACCGGCAACTGGACGCCATCGCGCGAGCCGCTGCCGGTCGCCGGCCTGTTCCGTGGGTGATGGCGCCGATGATTTCGACCGCGGACGAAGCGGAGTCTTTCGCCGCGAAAGTGCGGCAGCGCGGGCTGGTTCCCGGTGCGATGATCGAAGTGCCCGCCGCCGCGCTGACCGCGGAGGCGATTCTCCGGCACGTCGACTTCCTGTCCGTCGGCACCAACGACCTCGCGCAGTACACGATGGCGGCCGACCGCATGTCGCCTGCGCTTGCCGCCCTTACCGATCCCTGGCAGCCTGCGGTGCTGTCTCTTGTCGCGCGCACCGCGGCCGCGGGGCGAACCCTCGGCAAGCCGGTCGGGGTGTGCGGTGAAGCCGCGGCCGACCCGGCTTTGGCGTGTGTCCTGGTCGGCCTCGGCGTCGGATCCCTGTCCGCGGCAGCGAGTGCGATCGCCGCGGTAGGTGCGGGATTGTCGGAGGTCACCCGCGAGACCTGCGAGCGTGCCTCGGCCGCGGCGCTGGCTGCCGCCGATCCCGCCGCGGCCCGCGCGGCCGCCCGATCGATTCTGGGGTGGGCACTCTGA